One Paenisporosarcina sp. FSL H8-0542 genomic region harbors:
- a CDS encoding type II toxin-antitoxin system PemK/MazF family toxin, producing the protein MNVKRGDVFFADLSPVVGSEQGGTRPVLVIQNDIGNRFSPTVIIAAITAQIQKAKLPTHVEINAKKYGFERDSVILLEQLRTIDKSRLTDKITQLDDVLMEEVDEALEISLGLVKF; encoded by the coding sequence TTGAACGTAAAACGTGGTGACGTTTTTTTTGCTGACTTATCACCAGTAGTCGGGTCTGAACAAGGTGGAACAAGGCCCGTTCTGGTGATACAAAACGATATCGGGAATCGTTTCAGCCCTACAGTCATCATTGCGGCTATCACTGCGCAAATTCAAAAAGCAAAATTACCAACACATGTAGAAATCAATGCTAAAAAGTATGGGTTTGAACGGGATTCTGTTATTTTGCTTGAACAATTGCGTACGATTGATAAATCGCGGCTGACGGATAAAATTACCCAGCTGGATGATGTACTGATGGAAGAAGTAGATGAGGCGCTTGAAATTAGTCTCGGCCTCGTAAAGTTTTAA
- a CDS encoding PP2C family protein-serine/threonine phosphatase, whose product MPQEIERQYKEILRQYVMRQTEQNLYAGQNFSRQLIQKNIAPEEVISIHKAALEEMFPELPMNVWNSFDLLIEMMIRYGLAHAEHQSLLEQQEEMKVEMDLAANVQRTLLKTTVPVVSGLEIGLVSVPARKMNGDYIYFLSDDLNNAGVAVADVIGKGIPAALCMSMIKYGMDSLQDATSDPKKVLDVINRIVEKSVNDDMFISMFYGRYNVEQSTFTYASAGHEPALYYDAQKEEFSELHAKGLLLGVVPNVTYTQHDVKMECGDFVVMMTDGVTECRTDEGFIEQEIIASLIYSLRHESAQTIVDTVFKELEKMQNFELRDDFTLVIFKKIC is encoded by the coding sequence ATGCCTCAAGAAATTGAAAGGCAATATAAGGAAATACTCCGACAATATGTCATGCGTCAAACAGAGCAGAATTTATATGCAGGTCAAAACTTCAGCCGTCAACTTATACAAAAAAACATAGCTCCCGAAGAGGTAATTAGCATACATAAGGCAGCACTAGAAGAAATGTTCCCGGAGTTGCCAATGAATGTTTGGAATTCATTTGATTTGCTAATTGAAATGATGATTCGTTATGGGCTTGCTCATGCAGAACATCAGAGCTTGTTGGAACAGCAGGAAGAAATGAAGGTTGAAATGGACTTAGCTGCCAATGTTCAACGAACTTTATTGAAAACAACTGTTCCGGTAGTTTCTGGTTTGGAGATTGGTCTTGTTTCTGTGCCGGCTCGTAAAATGAATGGGGATTATATTTATTTTCTCAGCGACGATTTGAATAATGCTGGCGTTGCAGTTGCTGATGTCATCGGTAAAGGAATTCCTGCTGCACTATGCATGTCCATGATCAAATATGGGATGGACAGTTTGCAGGATGCAACTTCCGATCCCAAAAAAGTATTGGATGTTATCAATCGCATTGTTGAGAAAAGTGTCAATGACGATATGTTCATCTCCATGTTTTACGGTCGCTATAATGTTGAACAATCAACCTTTACATACGCCTCGGCAGGTCACGAGCCTGCCCTTTATTACGATGCTCAAAAAGAAGAGTTCTCTGAACTTCATGCAAAAGGTCTTTTGCTGGGTGTTGTACCGAATGTCACCTATACACAACACGATGTCAAAATGGAATGTGGCGACTTTGTCGTGATGATGACGGATGGTGTGACGGAGTGCAGAACGGATGAAGGTTTCATTGAACAGGAAATCATAGCGTCTTTGATTTATTCCTTACGTCACGAATCTGCTCAAACAATTGTAGATACCGTGTTTAAAGAACTGGAAAAGATGCAAAATTTTGAGCTTCGTGATGACTTTACACTCGTTATTTTCAAAAAAATATGTTAA
- a CDS encoding anti-sigma factor antagonist (This anti-anti-sigma factor, or anti-sigma factor antagonist, belongs to a family that includes characterized members SpoIIAA, RsbV, RsfA, and RsfB.) produces the protein MNIQVVLKEEENFVKGFISGEIDAFTAPILREKLATVQPNEGLQAELDMSDVSYMDSTGLGVIVAFFKNINAINGHVKLTGLSPRLKRLFDITGLGEIMDIETDDKGGN, from the coding sequence ATGAATATTCAAGTCGTGTTAAAAGAAGAAGAGAATTTCGTTAAAGGTTTTATTAGCGGAGAAATCGATGCATTTACAGCACCGATACTTCGTGAAAAATTAGCTACTGTGCAGCCAAATGAGGGCTTGCAAGCAGAATTAGACATGTCGGATGTATCATATATGGATAGTACTGGATTGGGTGTTATTGTTGCGTTTTTCAAGAATATTAATGCCATTAACGGCCATGTTAAGTTAACGGGATTATCGCCTCGTCTAAAGAGATTATTTGATATAACTGGTCTTGGTGAAATTATGGATATTGAGACAGACGATAAAGGTGGAAACTGA
- a CDS encoding ATP-binding protein — protein sequence MGYRSSVEILTEWDIVAARQLGRNEAKEVGFGTVDQARITTAISELARNIYLYAGKGKIEIERISEGGSFGIIIIASDEGPGIPDVRKVMEDGFSTSGGLGAGMPGVKRLMDDFKIDTVLGEGTVIKATKWIR from the coding sequence ATGGGGTATCGGTCTTCTGTAGAAATTTTAACTGAGTGGGACATTGTTGCTGCTAGACAACTTGGTCGGAATGAAGCAAAAGAAGTGGGCTTCGGCACGGTTGATCAGGCACGTATCACAACAGCAATCAGTGAACTGGCTCGTAATATTTACTTATATGCGGGAAAAGGTAAAATCGAAATTGAACGTATATCAGAAGGCGGATCATTTGGCATTATTATTATCGCATCAGACGAAGGACCGGGAATTCCCGATGTTCGTAAAGTGATGGAGGATGGCTTTTCTACTTCTGGTGGATTAGGTGCTGGTATGCCTGGAGTAAAACGTTTAATGGATGATTTTAAAATAGACACAGTTTTAGGTGAAGGAACCGTAATAAAAGCGACGAAGTGGATTCGTTAG
- the alr gene encoding alanine racemase, protein MQPANFYRPTFAQIDLNAIKMNILNLKKHIGPSSDVIAVVKANAYGHGDYEVSTAAIEAGASMLAVATPDEAIRLRESGIESPILVLGASPPSFANAASQHDIMLTVFQNDWFLHIPSLPKKLKIHIKIDTGMGRLGVTTESELSTLIQTINHRQDVVIDGVFTHYATADDEDMDQFTRQLEKFKTFLHCFPEKPRCIHTANSAAALMHKESLFDAVRFGISMYGISPSAFVDNGLPFPLEKAMSLHTEVVHVKKVAKGSTISYGATYTADEEEWIATLPIGYADGMLRGLSGQEVLIQGKRLPVIGRICMDQCMVHLDGHVPVGEPVVLIGRQGNELVTIEEWAQKLQTISYEIPCVLTNRVPRTYPQ, encoded by the coding sequence ATGCAACCAGCTAATTTTTATCGACCAACATTCGCACAAATTGATTTGAATGCAATAAAAATGAATATACTTAATCTGAAGAAACATATTGGTCCATCTAGTGATGTGATCGCGGTAGTAAAAGCAAATGCTTATGGACATGGTGATTATGAAGTTTCGACTGCTGCAATAGAAGCGGGGGCAAGCATGCTTGCCGTTGCCACACCAGATGAAGCGATTCGATTGCGGGAAAGTGGCATCGAATCGCCCATTCTTGTGTTAGGTGCATCTCCCCCATCCTTTGCAAATGCTGCCAGCCAGCACGATATTATGCTTACCGTTTTTCAAAATGATTGGTTTCTTCACATTCCGTCCTTACCCAAAAAGCTGAAAATACATATTAAAATTGACACTGGCATGGGTAGGTTAGGTGTAACTACGGAATCAGAATTAAGCACGCTTATTCAAACTATCAATCATCGACAAGATGTCGTGATTGATGGCGTCTTTACTCATTATGCGACGGCTGATGATGAAGATATGGACCAATTTACACGTCAGCTAGAAAAGTTCAAAACGTTTTTGCATTGCTTTCCTGAAAAACCACGATGTATTCATACTGCGAACAGTGCAGCTGCATTGATGCACAAAGAATCATTATTTGACGCAGTACGGTTTGGGATCTCGATGTACGGAATATCACCATCAGCATTTGTTGATAATGGACTTCCTTTTCCATTGGAAAAAGCAATGAGTTTGCATACAGAAGTTGTGCATGTCAAAAAAGTGGCTAAAGGTTCTACCATCAGTTATGGTGCTACTTACACTGCCGATGAGGAAGAGTGGATAGCCACACTTCCAATCGGTTATGCGGATGGTATGCTCCGGGGGTTGAGTGGACAAGAAGTATTGATTCAAGGAAAACGCTTGCCGGTCATCGGAAGAATTTGTATGGACCAGTGTATGGTTCATCTGGATGGACATGTTCCGGTTGGCGAACCAGTTGTGTTAATTGGAAGACAAGGAAATGAACTAGTAACCATTGAAGAGTGGGCACAGAAACTGCAAACAATATCGTACGAAATTCCTTGTGTACTGACGAATAGGGTGCCAAGGACATATCCGCAATAG
- a CDS encoding STAS domain-containing protein codes for MNLRIPILKLKDCLIVSIQWELDDQTALQFQEDLLTKMHETSARGVVIDLTPIDFIDSFIAKVLGDVISMSGLMGAKVVITGIQPAVAITLIELGIRLDDVMTALDLENGLEKLQRELEA; via the coding sequence TTGAACTTACGTATTCCAATTTTAAAATTAAAAGACTGTCTGATTGTTTCAATTCAATGGGAGCTTGATGATCAAACGGCGTTACAATTCCAAGAAGATTTACTTACCAAGATGCATGAAACAAGTGCGCGTGGAGTAGTTATCGATTTAACACCAATCGACTTTATAGACTCTTTTATCGCTAAAGTTCTAGGAGATGTCATCAGTATGTCTGGATTAATGGGTGCCAAAGTGGTTATTACAGGAATTCAGCCTGCGGTAGCAATTACACTTATCGAATTGGGAATTCGTTTAGACGATGTGATGACAGCATTAGACTTAGAGAATGGTCTTGAAAAACTCCAACGAGAATTGGAGGCCTAA
- a CDS encoding RsbT co-antagonist protein RsbRA, whose amino-acid sequence MNKQMATFIQDNIDEILVRWQELMKDDSEERFFQIMSQDVIDKTSREFAELMISNLFEGEKNYVNRLNEFTSKVVRFGWSISFVMKAITHFSQVVYDMLEQNETITESNMKEYVLVFANWITPMRDGIVETYAKTWERTVQLQKIALQELSASLIPVFDKISVMPLVGTIDTERAKLIMENLLDGVVKHRAEVVLLDITGVPVVDTMVAHHIIQAADAVRLVGAKCMLVGIRPEIAQTIVTLGINLKDFTTTSTLQRGVEQALAWTNRKIVEVEED is encoded by the coding sequence ATGAATAAACAGATGGCAACATTCATTCAAGATAATATAGATGAAATACTTGTCAGATGGCAGGAATTAATGAAAGACGATTCAGAGGAACGATTCTTTCAAATAATGTCGCAAGATGTCATCGACAAAACAAGTCGTGAATTTGCAGAGTTAATGATTTCCAACCTATTTGAAGGTGAGAAAAACTATGTGAATCGTCTGAACGAATTTACAAGCAAAGTTGTTCGTTTTGGCTGGTCAATCAGCTTTGTCATGAAAGCAATCACTCATTTTTCACAAGTTGTATACGATATGTTGGAACAAAATGAAACCATCACAGAGAGCAATATGAAGGAATATGTTTTGGTTTTCGCTAATTGGATTACACCTATGCGTGATGGCATTGTAGAAACGTATGCTAAAACATGGGAACGTACTGTGCAGTTGCAAAAAATTGCGTTACAGGAACTTTCAGCATCATTGATTCCGGTTTTTGACAAAATATCAGTTATGCCACTTGTCGGCACAATCGACACAGAGCGTGCAAAACTGATAATGGAAAACTTGTTGGACGGTGTCGTAAAACATCGTGCTGAAGTCGTGTTGCTGGATATAACGGGCGTACCAGTTGTGGATACAATGGTTGCACATCATATCATTCAGGCAGCAGACGCAGTTCGTTTAGTTGGGGCGAAGTGTATGTTGGTCGGAATTCGTCCTGAAATTGCACAAACAATCGTTACTTTAGGAATTAATTTGAAAGATTTCACTACTACAAGCACTTTGCAACGTGGTGTTGAACAAGCATTGGCATGGACAAACCGCAAAATCGTGGAGGTGGAAGAGGATTGA